The DNA window GCCGCCTGATCATTACGTGGGAAGGCGAAGTCATTGTCGACGTCGACCCGCGCACCGTTGCACACGACGGCCCGGTCTACGACCGCCCGTACGCCCGCCCCGAATGGCAGGACTCCGTCCAGGCCGACTCCTTCACCGGATCGGTCCAGGATGCCGGCCGCCCCGCCGCCCCGGCGGAACTGGCCGCTGCCGTCACCGAGCTCGTGGCTTCGCCGAACATGTGCAGCAAGGACTGGATCACCAACCAGTACGACCGCTACGTCGGCGGCAACACGGCCATGGCGTTCCCGGACGATGCCGGCGTGGTCCGGGTAGATCAGGAAACCGGGCTGGGCGTGGCCCTTGCCACCGATGCCAACGGCCGCTACACCTACCTCGATCCATATCAGGGCGCGCAGCTCGCGCTGGCCGAGGCGTACCGCAACGTTGCCACCTCCGGCGCCGTGCCGATGGCCGTCAGCGACTGCCTGAACTTCGGTTCCCCCGAGGACCCGGACGTCATGTGGCAGCTTGCTGAGGCCATCCGCGGCCTGTCGGACGCCTGCATGGAACTGGGCATCCCGGTCACCGGCGGCAACGTCTCGCTGTACAACCAGACCGGCACCACCCCGATCCACCCCTCCCCTGTGGTGGCTGTGCTGGGCAAGCTCGACGACGTCGCCCGCCGCACGCCGTCGGGCTGGCGCGAAGACGGCCAGGCCATCTACCTGCTGGGCACCACTGCAGCGGAACTGGACGGCTCGGAATGGTCCAACATGCGCGGACACCTGGGCGGTTTGCCGCCCAAGGTTGACCTCGCCGCCGAACGTGCACTGGGTGAAATTTTGATCAACGCGTCCCGCGACGGCATGGTGGACTCCGCGCACGACCTCTCCGAAGGCGGCCTCGCGGCAGCCCTCGTGGAATCCTCGCTGCGCTACGGCGTGGGTGCCCGGATCGCGCTCCAGGATGTCCTGGACCGCGACGGCGTTGACCTGTTCACGGCGCTGTTCTCCGAGTCCCAGGGCCGCGCCATCGTGGGCGTCCCGCGCTCCGAGGAAGTCCGCTTCACGGACATGTGCACCGCCCGGGGCTTTGCGCACCTTCGCATCGGCGTGGTGGACGCAGCCAGCGGCCAGCTGGAGATCAACGGTGTGGATCCGCTTCCGCTTGATGCACTCCGCGAAGCCCACGAGGCCACGCTGCCGAAGTACTTCGGCTAAGGGTTCCCTGCTTGAACCAACGCGGGGTCACTTACCGCCCATAAATCCCTCGGATTGGGCGCTAAGTGACCCCGCGTTGCTCGTTAGTCCTCGCTGTGGAGTTCGCGCTGCCGCGCGCTGAGCAGCTCGATCTCCGGCCGGGCAGCCACGAAGCGCTCGACGGCGGTGAGCACCTCCACAAGGTGCGCCCGGTCGGCGGCGACCAGTCCGGCCCCCACCCGGGCGCGCCGGTACTGCTCATGGTCCCCGACTTCTGCAACGGAGACGTCGAAGCGGCGCTTGACCTCCGCCAGCAGCGGCCTGATGAAGGAGCGCTTCTTCTTAAGGCTCTGGACGTCCCCGAGAAGGATGTCGAACTCAATCCATCCGATCCACATGGCTTAATCGTAGCGACGGGTCAGATGGTGAGTTCGCCCATCCGGTCCCAGCCCTCGCCGTCGAGCTGGCGGCTGATGATGTGCGGTGTCTCCGCGAGTGCCTGCGGCATGTCGGCCATGGCCTTCTTGAAGTGGGCACTGTTGACGTGGTCCCCCGCGGCGTCGTCCTTGAACGCTTCCACCAGCACAAACTCGTGGGGATCGTCCACGCTGCGGGACCAGTCGAACCAGAGGTTGCCGGGCTCATGCCGGGTGGCCTCGGTGAAGTCAGCCACGAGGTCGAGCCACTTCTCGGACCAGTCGGGCTTGACCTTGAATTTAACGACAATAAAGATCACGGGAGATTGCCTTCCAATCGTGGATTGCTGGGGTCAGCTTTTGCACCCAAAGGGACAATTCTTTCACCGGCCAGGGCCTGCTCGCATTCCTCGATCGCCGCACGGGCGTATTGCTGCTGGGCCGGCGTTCCTGCCCGCTCCGCCCATTGTTCGGCCAGCTGGAACTCCACCAGGGCTTCGGTAAGCCGGCCTGAGTCATGGAGCGTCCAGCCCAGGTTGTTGTGCAGCGCCACCATCCAGCGCCTGGCGAAGGCGTCGTGGGCGGTGGACGCGTACTCCAGGGCGCTCCGGGTCCAGGTTTCCGCATGCGCGGAGTCCGCAATGGCCAGCATGTGCAGCGCGTCCACGGCGAGGAACTCCTCGCCGAGATGGTCACCGAGTTCGGCCGCCTGCTCGAACAGCGGCACCGCCATCGCGGCGTGGCCGCTCGAATTCAGGACCCGTCCGCGCTCCAGCAGGATCCGGACGCCGATCGTCGGCTCGTCCTCCCCGTCAATTGAATCCAGCAGCGCGTCCGCCTCTTCGAAGCGGCCCTGCAGTCCGATCGCACGCCCCAGCTGGGTGGCGAGCTCGGCCCTTTCGTCGGCGTCGTATTTCTGGTCGGATATCGCGTCCCGGAAATGCTGCTCGGACAGCTCCGGATCCTCGAAATTCCATAAACGGTCAAGGGTCTTTTGGTCCAGCATGTACCTTCTCCTGATCAGCTTTCACCTGCGGTGAGTTGGCGTGCACCTTCAATGTATCGGGAAGTGATGAGGCTCTGCGCCCGCCTGGCAAAGGCGCCGCCCGCCGTGTAGAACCAGTTGGAGTGCCGGCTGAAGGCCGTGATCTTGAGGAACACGCTGCCGCTCGCATCGATCTGGACCTCGAACGCCTCCTCGCCCCGCTCGGGATGACCCGGCAGCGTGCCGTAGGCGAAGCCCGCCGACTGCGGCCCGTCGCCCGGCAGCGGCCGGTGGACCCACACAACCTCGCACGGGGCGTTGATGCGGAAAGGACCGATGCCGAAGCCGCTCACCACGCGCGCGCCCGGGACCACGACGGCGGACTCCGTGCGGACCCGCAGCCCGGACCGCCGCTGCAGCTCCCAGGCCAGCACTCCGCGCACCACCCTGCGGTAGACGGCGAGGCCTTCGCCGAGGTAGTTCTGCGACACCAGGCACGGGAATCCCTCCGGGGGCTGGCCGTACTCGGTGGAACCGATGCCGGGGTAGTTGAGCTCGCCGCGTGCCAGGCGCTTTTCAGTCAACGCCGAGGTCCCGTGCTGCCCGCATCGACGGATGCGGAGCCGGGGCCGGAGCCGCCGTCTGCGGCGGGGGCTCCAGCGCCTGTCTCTTATACACATCTAGATGTGTATAAGAGACACGCGGGCGCCGGCCAAACGCGCCCAGCCAAGCTGCTCCTGTCTCTTATACACATCTAGATGTGTATAAGAGACAGTAGGAATCCTCCACCATGTCGCGGATCATGTCGTCCGGCAATGATCCGTCGAGCCGCACGCCGTTCCAGTGCGTTTTATTCATGTGCCAGGCGCCGGTAATTTCGGGGTGTGCCGCGCGAAGCTGCTCCGCCAACGCCGGCTCGCATTTGAGGCTCACGGACCAGTCGTCCGGATCCATTGCGGAGGCCGCGAACATCTTGGCCGCATGCCGCGCGCCTCCGGCCACGGCGGCCCGTACCTTGAAGACGGACGTCTCCGGGCCGAAGGGGAAGTCCTCGAAGGCCCCCGGAAAGCTGAGGCAGATCTCCCTGAGTTCGGCTGTGTCCATGCAGCGAGCCTACAAAGCCTTCCACGCCGGTGCTAGTCTGCGACTATGTCACAGGATCAGGAGACGATACCTGTTCTGGACCTGGGCGCCGCGCGTCAGGCCGACGGACAGTTCAGTCCGCGCTTCATTGGACAGCTCCGCGATGCCGCGCACCGGGTCGGCTTCTTCCAACTTATCG is part of the Arthrobacter sp. KBS0703 genome and encodes:
- the purL gene encoding phosphoribosylformylglycinamidine synthase subunit PurL, producing MTETPSVAAPVETARKFNIDTVENAAKTPDTELPWAELGLKQNEFEEVVKVLGRRPTGAELAMYSVMWSEHCSYKSSKNHLRQFGEKVTEEMKKDMLVGIGENAGVTNLGDGWAVTFKIESHNSPSFVEPYQGAATGIGGIVRDIISMGARPVAVMDPLRFGAIDHPDTARVMHGAVAGIGGYGNSLGLPNIGGEMVFDSVYQGNPLVNALAVGVMRHEDIRLANASGKGNKVVLFGARTGGDGIGGASVLASESFDDTKPSKRPAVQVGDPFAEKVLIECCLELFKGSLVEGIQDLGAAGISCATSELASNGDGGMEVELTSVLLRDPTLTPGEILMSESQERMMAVVTPENIAAFEAVMDKWAVEYSWLGEVTDTGRLIITWEGEVIVDVDPRTVAHDGPVYDRPYARPEWQDSVQADSFTGSVQDAGRPAAPAELAAAVTELVASPNMCSKDWITNQYDRYVGGNTAMAFPDDAGVVRVDQETGLGVALATDANGRYTYLDPYQGAQLALAEAYRNVATSGAVPMAVSDCLNFGSPEDPDVMWQLAEAIRGLSDACMELGIPVTGGNVSLYNQTGTTPIHPSPVVAVLGKLDDVARRTPSGWREDGQAIYLLGTTAAELDGSEWSNMRGHLGGLPPKVDLAAERALGEILINASRDGMVDSAHDLSEGGLAAALVESSLRYGVGARIALQDVLDRDGVDLFTALFSESQGRAIVGVPRSEEVRFTDMCTARGFAHLRIGVVDAASGQLEINGVDPLPLDALREAHEATLPKYFG
- a CDS encoding DUF503 domain-containing protein, with product MWIGWIEFDILLGDVQSLKKKRSFIRPLLAEVKRRFDVSVAEVGDHEQYRRARVGAGLVAADRAHLVEVLTAVERFVAARPEIELLSARQRELHSED
- a CDS encoding DUF1990 family protein, with product MTEKRLARGELNYPGIGSTEYGQPPEGFPCLVSQNYLGEGLAVYRRVVRGVLAWELQRRSGLRVRTESAVVVPGARVVSGFGIGPFRINAPCEVVWVHRPLPGDGPQSAGFAYGTLPGHPERGEEAFEVQIDASGSVFLKITAFSRHSNWFYTAGGAFARRAQSLITSRYIEGARQLTAGES
- a CDS encoding putative quinol monooxygenase gives rise to the protein MIFIVVKFKVKPDWSEKWLDLVADFTEATRHEPGNLWFDWSRSVDDPHEFVLVEAFKDDAAGDHVNSAHFKKAMADMPQALAETPHIISRQLDGEGWDRMGELTI